The genomic interval gttcaatcctaaacatatgctaaaaagagttcaacataacgaagcgttctagttaaacaacaaagtagcacataagcacattaagtcgaattggagacatgtaagcaagcatggcgtcactcatcttgattaagcatgcaaattcctagaactatcacaaccctaaacaagtatcaataattgaaacacgaagcgcatattcaatcaatgaacactttggtgaatgaaatcgcaaccttaggagaaccatgaccttggcttcctcaagcattgatttagatgcacaagttcatggaataaattaaaataaaacctaaatagaaaTCAAAAACCTACTGCtcatagatgctacacacggcacacacacatatttcatgagttcatgcgatcaaaacataaaaccaaagaagtctgaatttatgttcttcatatatgaaaccgaaaataacatccaatgattcatacaatgaattcgaaatttgcagaaaataaaaagaaagattacaagtcatggatgaatcacacattagaaaccttctaggatgaaacaaggatgaattcgaattggtggaggaggaagatgagcatggcttggtgatgatggatgaaggtttttggcttgaattttctggatgtatttAGGCAGCAATTCagctttgtttgtgagagaatggagatgcattttatgaagggaggccgtgccttatatagaggaaggaggaagagaggggctgctagggtttttgatggactgatcctcttttttttttttttaatcttttttttccttttttttcttcttctttccttttaattgCCGGATGAACATTCACTCCtttgaggctgcatacttcttctttttcatcccattcagaaactaaattacttctttcctttttctccttttgtttccttcttctcctctttctttccttaatttccaagtcattatctctcatttaattctgaaataaagaaagaaaataataaatataaataacaaatgttacagaaaaatgtcgaataataaaaatcctaacccaactaggtttcctagtttgataaggaatactactctatgtactctcgacaatttctgcattttacacccgttttagcaccaaaaacAACTAACGCTACCAAAGACTTCTAACTCGTCTCAATGACTCaacactacaataataagggctaagtaaagtacaaatagaggtaaaaacatgttaagaacgtcgcacaaagtgctcctatcaagaagaagagaaaccaGTCTGCAGCGGTCGTCTGCAGCGGTCGATATAGGGTTGATAAGCCATTTCCCAGATACCTGTTCCATTCTTCCGTGCCCGGATATGATGAAACTCTGATATCAGTACCCGAGTGATGATGGCAAATCATTTGGCATCAAGACTTGGGATGCCTGAAAACTATGTGCATTCATTTCCtgggttattttttttttatgtcatAGCTACTGTTATTTCACTATTTTCGATCCTTCACATTTGTTGTTAATTGACTGTCAGTAAAACAAATTATTCATCATGAATGTTGCTCCACTTGGTCTTCaccttcatctttttttttggaacaGAAGATTAAAGAAAGAGTGGGGGCAAAACAAAAGGAAGGAAATTCAGAAACTCAGAGAACTTAAAAGTATAGGAGAATTCAGAATCCATTGTGTTATAGACATACCAAGAACTTCCTCATAGACAGCGAAAACTGAAGAAATGGGCTTATATTCCACAAGTTAGTCTGGAGAGAAAAAACAGCATTCTAATACACCAAGCAAGTCGATGTACAAGGGATACTTCAAAGCAAAGGGTAGATCGACCACTATCTTATTGCATAGACCAGCGCGGGCTACACTCATCATTCCAGGAGAAACGAAACAGATAACACAATCAAGTAAAATGCCGGTCTGgaaataacaaattacaacATCTGATCTCCACACATTTTATTAATTCTTTGAGTTCACAAGAGGATTGATTTCTGCTACGAATGATGGTCATTGACAACTCCACCTTCTTTGGCCCGTGCAGCAGCTCTTAGTTTACGCTGCTCCTCCTTGTAAATTCGATTCCTTCTTTGAAACTGCAATAATTCATATGCAGAGATACCAGTATTACAACGCAGAacagatatacatgaaagcagTCTACAATGTATGTGCAGAATAAATCGTAAAAGATAAATTATTTGGGGATTTTGAATGAGCAAATGCCAATACTAATCGGATAAATGTTCCAGACCATTATAGAGTGGTGAATTCCAGAGTTATGACTCGTCATGCAGCAAGTTGAGCCAAAAATAGTGAAGTACTTATGTAGTTACAATTTGAGATGAATGACACATGGGTCCAATGAAAGAAACCATTGCACATATTCTCAGTGGGAGAGCTAAATCAGGTCAGAGATGCATTACCATCTTTATTCAATGGTTCCAGATGTACTTAAAATCAGGAAGTACATAGACTTATATGGTTGTTTTATTTCACTCAAACCACCCATGTAGTAATGTTGACGAACAATAAGATATTAAGTTGATTAGAGGGCAACTATCGATCAAATTCAGCCTTTTCTTAATCCCTTGGACCTTCATTCATAGTGTAAAACTTTCTAGGACATACCTTTGCACATATTCTATACTTGCAGCATATATACCTTCATTGCACAATCATGTATGACCTCCAATTCTCCAAATGTTACAGAGAGAAGTACAAGTCATTCAACTTGATGATATTTAGCATTTGATTATATTGTGGTGCATGAAACTTAGAAGTAGTGATATTCACATTATCAACAAAATAGGGGAAGTTTAACACACAATAGATAACAAAGTGGACTAAATCCAAACAACTCCTTTGTTTACATCTTCCAAATCGTTGATAAATAGACTACAACATGCATTTAATCATATGATTGTCCAAAGTGGTTTTACAGTTGTCAGGTATACTAAATAAACTGCAGAACAGAAACCAAAAAGGAAGTTCAAAATGCATGTAGATCTTTGTATCTATGACTGATGATATAAAGCTAATTTTACTTTGAAACCTAGACAAACAACGAGTGTGGCACTAAAATTATCATGGAGATATGAAGGCACTGCCAATCATGGTCCAAATATACAAATTTCCTGTCAAGAAGTTAGTATCAGGGGGGCTACAGGAACCTCAAAGCTCCACGGCTGTCCACCTTTGTCAGCAACAAGGGAAAAATTAATGAATTGCACCCCCTGTGCTCATTCATCTGTGTAGATCATGATCTTACTGCATTCTCAAAAACTCAGTTCTACCAAATTCGAATGTGAAATATTATTTCCTTTAGGTAACAGATGTCTGATGGTACTATAATCAAATAAGCAACATCCCCTGCCTTCTCTAAACCGGTTACTGCCCGAACTCCTGTAAGCCCTATCGGTTATAATCTCTACGGGTCAGAGTGGAAATATGGGTGTCAGTATCAAAGTTGGTTGTGGTTTGTGTTGTTCCAGGTAGAAGTCAAATATACCAATAACTAATCAATCTGGTAACTAAAACAGAGACTTGTCTAGCTTGGCAATGTCTGATAGGCAGTACATTCAAAAGCTAAGTAAACAAAGCAGCGATGTTTCCTCAATTTCAGCTCAAATCAGAAGCCCATAGTTCTCTACTCAAATTGAGATTCAATAAGAAATACCAGAATTACCAAATAATACAAAACCCTAAATCATGCAAGGTTTGGATCTGAGTAACAGATGTGAaattgaaaaggaaaagaagaaaggaagTGACCTCTTTGGAGTGGTGGAGGCACTCGAGGTAGTCCTCACGGAGGAGAGAACAGTCCTTGGGCTCGCGGCAGCCAGACATGCACTCACTGAAGTCGACCCAGAAATCGTAGCAGCGCCCTTTGTTTCCGGTGATTCCCCAGCCGGAAGCCATATTGAATCGGCGGCGGCGATGAATTGATGGGTTGCAAACTAATCGTGGTTTGGGTTGCTTCGCTCTACCCGCTGCGACCAAAATGGCTGGACGCCTGGTGTATATAGCTGTGGAGACTAATGGAAATTTACAGTTAAAACTTAAATATTTATtcacagtaaaaaaaattatctacTGCTAAAGATGTACTCATTGTCATCtggtttcttttgttttctatttcATAAATAGAGGTACGTACATCGGTACTGGTACATGAATGCCTACCATCACTTCAtactttgaaaaaaaaaccatgaaACACTTTTTTTCCAATTGCACCATGTTTAACAATCTTTGTTCAAGGTGTGGAGTCTTTAGATCAATAATGAAAAATTGTGTAGTCGATGCGCTACTTGAGCGAGTGTAACAGATGATTTTTAAACCTCTTAGATTAAGCGAAAGAGCTTATACTATGATCTTTTCGTTCAATAGTGTTGGATTGAGCGGAAGGTGTTCCCTCAACCTATATGCCCTTGCTGTTTAGTTAGGATATTGCACTGTGTACACAGTGTAGGTCTTAGGTAGCTATATATACTTGTGGGTAAATTTCGTACAATTGTTGTTCAAGGTGTAAGAGTTATACGAGTCATTGTCAAATTGTGCAGCCAGTGCGCTACTTGAGCAGCGAATGTAATAGGTGATCTTCGAAACCCTTTAATTGTTCAAGAATGCGAGAGAACTCGTTGTGTGATTATTCATTTAATAGATAAAAAATCCAtcattttcatatataaaaaatgGGCATGATATTCAAGTTCCTATATGATATATGTTGTCATGTGATTCACAAGAACAAGTCTTACATtgctgattaattaattacgtCAATAAAAATTACACTGATATGAAAATTAGCATGACAAGCGAGGCAGAGAGAACCTCGAACTGCCACACTTAGACTAGTATTTCAGTAGTAAAGGCTATGATCAATAACAGTCGTATTACATCATTTTTTATAGTTGTGACATGAAATTTCTTCCAATATAGATTCGAACTACTTATTTGCAAAGACTAAACAATTTATGTCTAACTTGTAACCCCATAGTTTCTACTCGATCACTAGAAAATGTTTCTTTGGATTTTGGATCAAGCTTGCGCATTTGATAAAATACTCAATAAACTTATAGAGCAATCAACGATgaaaaattgccaaaatcTTCAATATCAACACTAAAAGGAAATTACCATGTACCATTTGATATAGCGACATAGATGTTGTGAGTTTGACTCACTCAAGACTAGTTTTAGCATTTCAGTTGTTTACGTTTtataaaatcaagaaaaacccttaatagaagaaaaataaacttaattatggtaagattatgaaaaaaattcaCCATCAATTTTCAAACTTTTGTGGTAAGGTCGAAGTATTATCCATACTTAGAAAACTActaatgtagtacccaaactcaaaATTACATATCAACGTGATGTCTGAGACCATATTATGTCACGTCGTCGTTAGTTTCATCATTTGTCGTGCACATGCCCATTCATCAACAATCCCAAACTTTCGTGGCAAAGATAATGTGATACATAAACTTAGAAAACTATCAATGTGATATTCAAACTAGAAATTCACTATCAACATAATGCCAAAGACTATTTCCAAGCATGACACCGTATGTTCCTTCACGTGATGCGCATGTGCCCCTTAAAAAGAGGGTAAACATGACATCTGATAGGGAAGTGTCTGATCTCACTTGCTGCCTATGTGCCCCTTTGGTGCAAGATATGATCCGCCGTCCCCAACCCTTTTTAGTGCGTTGACTTCAATGCCAATATTTAGCTCCGCCTCTTCTATAACCAACACAACCACTTCACTCCCCACTACTTTATTGTCATTAAGACCAACCTTCCTAACGAGCTCTACTATCAATACACCACAATCCAATACGCCCTACCCGTTGACTACTCCTCCCTCCAACCATCGCCGTCGATATTCATCCTATTTCTCAACAATAGTTGGCGATGTGAGGGGCAAGTGAGATCACACAATTCCCcatcaaatgtcatgtttacCTTTTTTTAACGGGCAAGTGCGTGACACGTGACAAAATAGATGTCGACATTCCGGAAAATAGTGTATGCCATTACATTGAGAGGGAATTCTTAATTTGAGTATCACATTGATAGTTATCTAAGTATCACATTATCCTTGTCACGAAAGTTTACGAATTGttgatgaatttttttcttctaatttttaagaGACATGTGCGCAAGTGATGAAACTAATGACAACGTAATGAAAAATAGTCTTAAACATTACGTTAGATTGGAAATTCTGAATTTGAAtactattttgagttttgtcaTAAGAATTTGGGACCGACTCTTttataagattatatataagGAAATGCCAAATTTTGAATATTCAATAAGTTCGTCATAATTTCCATTTCAACGAAACGACGACCCACCCAGGCAGGGGCCCAACTGCCCAACAGAGATTCCTACTACCACCAGGTCCCCAGGACCCACGCCTCCAAAACTGGCGTGTGAAGGAAGGCCATCAAATCTATCCCACGCACCCCAGTCCACTCTACGTGCCCTGTACCCTGACACGATTGGTCCAATTAGACCaaagtcaaacgagaaattaagaAACACTATTGACTCAGTAGTCTTTCACGAGTCCCTAACACACTACCTTCTCCAAGCACACGTAAACCTCACCGTCTCCGATTCTTGCTCCCCAAATAAAGAAACCGAGGCGGGAGTGACCTCGAGTCTCGCTCTCTCACTTTTTCGACTCCAAAAAGAAACCTCACTCCATTTTCCGAAATTCCAATGTTCTTTGAGGTGTTGTGAGAATGGCGTCCCCGCCGTCCCCAACGTCGTCGTGCAGCTCCGCGCGCTCGTCGACATTTGCGGCGTACAAATTCTCCGACCTTCCCGTGACGGCTCTCCGCGAGAAAATCGTCGAGAAAATCCTCGATAATCGCGTCACTCTCATCGTCGGCGAAACCGGTTGCGGTACATTTCGCACTCACTCTCACTCTTCTTTGTTGCGGTTTTACTTTCTCTGCTGCTTGAACCGTTTTATTAGAGATGAACTTTTACTGTAGTTGTTTCATTCCGTCGTgaatttgctcactttgatgCCGTGGAAATTGTAGTACTCCGCTGTGTATTCGCCGTTATGCGGTTTATACTCCGTTGTGTATTTGCTGTTTTGTTGCCGTCAAAATCGTAACACTCGGTGGTGTATTCGCCGGTTATGATAGTCCGTTTGGTTTACTTATAGAGATGCTGCTTCATCCGGAATTGTTACACAGACTATGCTCAGTTGATTTTTcctgttttgtttgttttctgaTTGCTTGTTAACTTGTGTGAATCAAAGGGAAAAGCTCGCAAATTCCGCAGTTTTTAGTCGAAGCCAATGTGAAGCCAATTCTATGTACACAGCCTAGGCGATTTGCAGTAGTAGCGGTCGCGAAGATGGTTGCACAAGCTCGTAATAGTGAGATTGGTGGAGAGGTTGGATATTTATGGTCCATCTTCACTCAAAGACATTAACTTTCTCATTGGAAGCTGTTTGAAGTGTGTTGAtgattttatttccttttgtGTTTGTGCAGGTCGGTGATTGTTTTTAAAACTGCTGGAGTTTTATTGGATGAAATGAGGGACAAGGGGATGCATGCGCTAGACTACAAGGTCATTGTTCTTGATGAAGTGCATGAAAGATCTGTGGAGTctgatcttgttcttgtttgtttgAAGCAGTTTATGATGAAGAACAATAACTTGAGGTTGACACCTACCCTGACAcagttgttttttgttttctctacATGTTAAGCTATTTTGCTCGACATGTTCTGTTTAAATTGATATGCACAGAAGCTTTCCTTGGACTTCAGTAACATGGGgatctgatatatatttgacATTTCAGGGTGGTGTTGATGTCTGCAACTGCTGATATTACAAGGTACAAGGATTACTTTAAGGATCTCAGCCGGAATGAACGAGTGGAAGTGCTTGCAATCCCTAGCTCCGGCCAGAAAAC from Argentina anserina chromosome 2, drPotAnse1.1, whole genome shotgun sequence carries:
- the LOC126805511 gene encoding NADH dehydrogenase [ubiquinone] iron-sulfur protein 5-B-like; this translates as MASGWGITGNKGRCYDFWVDFSECMSGCREPKDCSLLREDYLECLHHSKEFQRRNRIYKEEQRKLRAAARAKEGGVVNDHHS